In a single window of the Natronosalvus caseinilyticus genome:
- the hemB gene encoding porphobilinogen synthase has protein sequence MNTNLTHRPRRLRKDRIRGLVSETSLEPSDFIAPVFVDATAEERVPIESMPGHERVPITAAVPRVEEVLETGVEAVMLFGIPRSKDAEGTRAWADDGVVQEATRRITAETDAYVITDVCLCEYTAHGHCGPLETGARDLEGERHSSGASGGLTVDNDATLESLERIAVSHADAGAEMVAPSGMMDGMVGAIRGALDDAGHTDVAVMSYAAKYESAFYGPFRDAADGAPSFGDRRHYQMDPANRREATREVRLDVEQGADVLMVKPALPYLDVVSDLRREFDHPVAAYNVSGEYAMLQAAGEKGWLDLEAAALESLLSIKRAGADLILTYFAEDVAPRL, from the coding sequence ATGAACACGAACCTCACGCACCGCCCCCGCCGACTCCGCAAGGACCGAATTCGGGGACTCGTCAGCGAAACGAGCCTCGAGCCGTCGGACTTCATCGCGCCCGTCTTCGTCGACGCGACGGCCGAGGAACGCGTTCCCATCGAGTCGATGCCCGGTCACGAGCGCGTTCCGATCACGGCGGCCGTCCCCCGCGTCGAGGAGGTGCTCGAGACCGGCGTCGAGGCGGTGATGCTCTTCGGTATCCCGCGGTCGAAGGACGCCGAGGGGACTCGCGCGTGGGCCGATGACGGCGTCGTCCAGGAGGCCACCCGCCGGATTACCGCCGAGACCGACGCCTACGTGATCACCGACGTCTGTCTCTGTGAGTACACCGCACACGGTCACTGTGGGCCACTCGAGACGGGGGCGCGCGACCTCGAAGGCGAACGGCATTCCTCGGGCGCGAGCGGTGGCCTCACCGTCGACAACGACGCCACCCTCGAGTCCCTGGAGCGAATCGCCGTCTCCCACGCCGACGCGGGCGCGGAGATGGTCGCCCCGAGCGGCATGATGGACGGGATGGTCGGCGCCATCAGGGGCGCCCTCGATGACGCGGGTCACACCGACGTGGCCGTCATGAGCTACGCCGCGAAGTACGAGAGCGCCTTCTACGGCCCGTTCCGGGACGCCGCCGACGGCGCACCCAGTTTCGGCGACCGCCGCCACTACCAGATGGACCCGGCCAACCGCCGCGAGGCGACCCGCGAGGTCCGCCTCGACGTCGAGCAGGGGGCGGACGTGCTGATGGTCAAACCCGCCCTGCCCTACCTCGACGTCGTGAGCGACCTCCGGCGGGAGTTCGACCACCCCGTCGCTGCCTACAACGTCTCCGGCGAGTACGCCATGCTCCAGGCCGCCGGTGAGAAGGGATGGCTCGACCTCGAGGCGGCCGCCCTCGAGTCGCTGCTCTCGATCAAACGGGCGGGTGCCGATCTGATTCTGACGTACTTCGCCGAGGACGTCGCCCCCCGCCTCTGA